DNA from Pirellulales bacterium:
CAGTTGGCGAGCGGTTTCCATCGCGTCTTCGTCCTGCACTTGCACCACGTCGTCGACGATGTCCACATTCAGCACGTCCGGGATGAACCCGGCGCCGATGCCTTGAATCGTGTGCCGGCCCGGTTTTAGCGGCTCACCTTTCCGCCGCTGCGTAATCACAGGACTGTTCACCGGCTCGACGGCGATCATTTTCACGCCGGGCTTGCGTTTCTTCAGCACTTCGCCCACGCCGGTAATCGTGCCGCCGGTCCCCACGCCACTCACCACAATGTCGACTTGCCCGTCGGTGTCTTTCCAAATTTCTTCGGCCGTGGTTTTGCGGTGGACTTCCGGATTCGCCGGATTTTTGAACTGCTGCGGCATGAAGTAGTTTTTATTTTGGGCGCACAGTTCTTCCGCCTTGCGAACCGCGCCGGGCATCCCTTCCGCCGCCGGCGTGAGCACCAATTCCGCGCCCAAAGCCTTCAGCATGCGGCGCCGCTCCAAGCTCATGCTTTCGGGCATGGTGACCATCAGTTTGTAACCCCGGGCCGCGCACACGTAGGCCAGCCCAATGCCCGTGTTGCCGCTGGTCGGCTCGATGACGACCGTATCTTTGTTGATTTTTCCGTCGCGCTCGGCGGCGTCGATCATTGCCCGGCCGATGCGGTCTTTTACACTCCACAGTGGATTCAGGTTTTCCATTTTCGCGGCGATCGTGGCCCCGCAGCCCGCGGTAATGTGTCGCAGTTTCACCAACGGCGTGTTCCCCACGCACCGGGTAATGTCTTGTTTTATTCCAGAGGGTGTCGATGCGGTGGCAGTGGCCATGTTCAAACCTCACTCTCTCTAGGGGCGAAAAAAGGTGGGCACTTCAACGGCGGTGGCCCGCAAATCCTGCCGGATTATAAATCTTCGCCAAACCGCAGGTCAACCGCACATCCCGGCAATAGTTCACTGCGTCAGTGAACAAAGAATTCCCCGCAACAGCGGAGATGAAAAGCAAACCAGCGCGCCGATCGATGAACGAATTCGCAGCGCGACCCACGAAACCCCAGGCGACCAAAACCCAGACACCAGGCGACCAGACACCAAGAACCCCAGACACCCAGACACCCGACACTCAATTCCGATACTGCAACAAGCCGACGCGGAAGCCCAAATCGTGCAACTGCTCCTGCATTTGCAGCAGGACCCATTCCTCGGCGTCTTGCGGAGAAACTTTGTCCAATAGCGCCGCCGCCGCCAACCGCGCTTGGGCCAAATCGACATCGGCCTGCCGTCGATCAATTTCCACCTTGCTAATCGCCCCCGGGACGCGTGTATTCACGCTTTGCGCTTGTTGCAAGTTTTCCTGCGCGAAGGCCAGCGCATCTTTGGCGGCAATCATGTATGGGTTGTCGCCTCCCGGCGGAGTGGTCCCCTGCATCACGGCGACACGCGCTTTCGCCACCGCCACGTCGTTTTCCAATCCCCGGACCACGGAACTGGGAATGGTTTCCGGCGCCTTGGAATTGGCTTCTCGGGCCTTGGCCAAGTCGGCCTGAACAACCTGCAACACCGCTTGAGCGTAGGCAATTTTCGCTTGCTTCCACTCGTCGCTGCTGCTTTTGTTGTCTTGTCCGGAGACGATTCTGCCGCTGCTCCACCACACGACTCCCAGCATGGTCACGCCGACGAATGCCCATACGATTTTTGTGTTCATGGTCTTTCCTTCACCGCGAAATATAAAGTGGCGCCGGGGCGCCATCCCCAAGATGGTCGCAGCCGCTGCCAGGTTGAGCTTTGTGGTTACCGCGGCAGCTTGCCGCGGGCCGTTATTATCGTTACAGGCAATACGTTGAATTCCCATACTCGCCCGGTTAGCAAGCGTAGCACACGCCGTGGCCCCAAGATAAGCGGCTTCCCGGCAATTTCCGTTGGGTCGATTTGGAAACCGGCCAATGCCAGCCCGGCACTGCGCCAATTCAACCGGGTGTTACTCCCCCGGCGGCAAGGCCATCCGGTCCGCCGGATGCACGGTGGCCGCGGGCGCAAACAGCGGTTTTCGCCGGTGGCGCACGTATTCCCAAACGGCCAAATCGACAAACTTTACCACGTAATACAACACGCTGATGACCACAAAATACCGCAGCACCATCAGCACGCCATAGTTCTCTCCCATGAACGATTCAATCGCCTGGTGCGCCAACCGCTGCGGTTTGGTGACAATGTCCCAACTGTTCAACCGCAAATACCTTCCCCAATACACGCCGACCGCGCACAGCAAATTCATGGCCAGTTCCTCCGGAACAATCCAAGTTCGATGATGCCGCCAACGCAAGTAATCGCCAAAGCGAATCAGCGAAATCACGTGCGCCTGGAACCCCACAAATATGAACAACGCGTATTTCGGAATCACAATGTACGCCACGCTCCATTCCGGCAGCTTGGTCTCTTCATCACGAATTTCGTCGAT
Protein-coding regions in this window:
- a CDS encoding DUF1361 domain-containing protein; translation: MVDWIYLALRPHFHLGWNLFLALVPLGLSLWLFRETQQRGRLWWPLFVAFIVFLPNAAYTLTDIIHFIDEIRDEETKLPEWSVAYIVIPKYALFIFVGFQAHVISLIRFGDYLRWRHHRTWIVPEELAMNLLCAVGVYWGRYLRLNSWDIVTKPQRLAHQAIESFMGENYGVLMVLRYFVVISVLYYVVKFVDLAVWEYVRHRRKPLFAPAATVHPADRMALPPGE
- the cysK gene encoding cysteine synthase A, producing the protein MATATASTPSGIKQDITRCVGNTPLVKLRHITAGCGATIAAKMENLNPLWSVKDRIGRAMIDAAERDGKINKDTVVIEPTSGNTGIGLAYVCAARGYKLMVTMPESMSLERRRMLKALGAELVLTPAAEGMPGAVRKAEELCAQNKNYFMPQQFKNPANPEVHRKTTAEEIWKDTDGQVDIVVSGVGTGGTITGVGEVLKKRKPGVKMIAVEPVNSPVITQRRKGEPLKPGRHTIQGIGAGFIPDVLNVDIVDDVVQVQDEDAMETARQLAKQEGLMVGISSGAAAWAALQLAKKPENKGKLIVVVLPDLGERYLSTKLFPE